The Chitinivorax sp. PXF-14 nucleotide sequence CGGACGACGCCGTAGCCCAGGTCGTGGTCACGCCCGAGTACATTGGTGTAGGTGTGGTGCAGGTAATTGTGGGTATGGCGCCAGGCGTCGCTCGGGCAAGCGTTGTTCCACTCGTAGGTGTTGCCGTGGAATTCCGGGTCGTTCATCCAGTCGTACTGGCCGTGCATCACGTTGTGGCCCAGCTCCATATTCTCCACGATCTTGGAAAAGCTCAGCAGCAGGGTGCCGCCAACCCAGGTGGGCGGGAAAAAACCGGCGAACAGCAGGCCGCGCCCGGCGGCTTCGCTCAGGCGGACGGAGGAACGAACACGGCGGATATAGCGCGCATCCTTTTCGCCGAGATCGGCGCGCACGCGGTTGCGCAGTGCATCGAGCTCGGCGCCGAAAGCGTTGATCTCCTCATCGGACAGGGGGTGATTGGTAGTCATGCTGGCTTATCCCGGGGGGTTACAGATCAAGTACGACGTCGGTCAGCGGGGCGCACACGCAGAGCTGGATGCTTTCACCCGGTTCGGCCAGCACCTTGCCGCTGCGGATGTCCCTGACCGCGCCTGACAGCTTCTTGCAACTGCACGAGAAACAGATCCCCATGCGGCAGCCACAGGCCGGGCGCAGCCCACTGGCTTCGGCCTGGTTCAGCAGCGGCAGCCCGGTGCTGCCTTCATACTGCTGCTTCGAGCGCGCGAAGGTCAGCGTGACGGCCTGCTGCTCGCCTTCCACCACCGGCGGCGGTGGCGAGAAGGCCTCGACATGCAGCTCACCAAAATAGGCTTGCGACTGCCATACCAGGCGCACCGCCTCGGTGAAGCCGTGCCCACCGCAGACAAAGGTCGTGCGCTCCCCCGCCCTGGCGACCCGCTGCAGGTGCGTAGCCTCGAAACGGCCGCTTAGCCAGCGTGGTGGGGCCTCCTCACCGGTCAGCGACAGATGCACATTGAAGTTGGGGTGAAGATAGGCCAGCCGCTGCAAGGTATCGGCAAAGGCGAAGCCGGCTTGCGTGCGGCCGTAATAGAGCATGGCGATATCGCCGGTGTATTTGCGCTCGAACAGCTCGTGCACCATGGCAAGCAGGGGTGTGACGCCGCTGCCTGCCGCGATGAACAGCAGTGCCGGCGGCGGGGGCTCGGGCAGGCGGAAATCGCCGAATGCCTGGCTCAGCTCCAGGTAATCGCCCGCCTTCAGGCAATCGTGCAGCCAGCCCGATACCACCCCCGCCGGCTCACGCCGTACCGCGATCTCGATCGCGCGGCCGGGGCGGGAGGGCTTGATCGGACTATAGCTGCGGACATGGCGTACACCGTCGATCTCGACCGTCAGCTGTACGTGCTGGCCGCCTGCGCAGCCGCGCCAGTTGTGGTTGGGCCGCAGGCGGATCAGCAGCGTCTCGGCCGCCACCTGCTGCAGCGATTCGACCCTGGCAACCACGCGGTGCAAGCGCCACTGGGGTGACAGCAACGAGGCATAGAAATCAACGATGGGCTCCGGCACCCAGCGCTCGGCCAGGCGGAGGGCATTCGGCAACAGTGTGGACGAAACGGCAACGGGGATACGCATGGAACGATCCTTTTAGTGAACACATGTACACCAAGATGACATGCCATTATCTTTAAGTCAACACTTGTTCACTTAATTTTCGTGGGCCACAGAGGCCATGCCCCCATCGACCATGTGTTGCGCTTCTGCTACATTCCGGTGGCTTCTACCTTTGGTTTTTGCTTCGTGGTACGCGCAGAAAAGAAACAACTGACCCGCCAGGCATTGCTGAATGCCGCGCTCGACCTGATGGAATCCGGACGCGGGTTCTGCAGCCTCTCCTTGCGCGAAGTGACACGCCAGACCGGCATTGTGCCTGCGGCCTTCTATCGTCATTTCAGCGATATGGACGAACTCGGCCTGGCGCTCGTCGATGAAGTCAGCCTGACCTTCCGCGCGGCGATCCGCGCCGTGCGCCATCACGAGATCGAGCTGGGCGGTGCAATCGACGCCTCGGTGCGCATCTTCCTCGATCATGTCGATGAGCACCGCCGCCTGTTCCTGTTTCTCGCGCGCGAGCAGTACGGCGGCTCGCCCGTCGTGCGCCAGGCCATCGCGGCCATGGGGCGGCAGTTCATCGCCGACCTGGCGGCCGACCTGATTGCCGCACCCAAGCTCCAGCACCTGTCGCCGGTCGACATCGACATCCTGGCCGACCTGATCGTGAAAACCGTGTTCGCGACCGTCCCCGAGCTGATCGACCCGCCCCGCGTCGACGCGCCCGCGCATGAAGACCCGAAGACCCGGCTGATCCACAAGCTGCGCTTCATCATGATCGGTGCCAAGCTCTGGCGCGGCATTGCGCCACCGGCGGAAGCCAGCCACTAGCACGGGGGCTCCCCTGGCTGCTGCACCTCCCCCGCGCCAGGCATCAATCTGGCACCCGTATAGCGCTGGGACGGTGCGTGGCGCGCAGTGTTCCTTTCGCAATCAAGCAGATGCAAAGCTGGCGAGGCTCTTGCGTGGTGCTCTGGCGTTCCCCCCAAAAGGCGCTGCCCGTGTGGCTCATTACCCAACGCATCCCCACTGCGGCAGATTGGCAGGCCGAGCTTGAGCAGCCCTCCGATCGGCGCCGGAAGAGTCACCTACGCACGCGCCCCAGCCCAGACGAGGTGCTCGCCCTGTTCATCGAGCGCGGCACAATGCTGCGTAATGGCGACCCGCGGCCAAGCCAGGACAGGCGCATCGTCAAGGTAGTCGCCAAGGCCGAGGCGGTGCTGCACATCACACCCCCACCTCACGGGTCGTCCGCCGGCAGCAAGAGGGAGCACGCAATCCACTGCGTACTATGGTCAGCTAACCTTCGACTTAGCTGCATCACAGCACTCCGGCCCCGGCACCACTGTCGGCGGCTTGTTTTGCGTGTGAGTCATCAACA carries:
- a CDS encoding ferredoxin reductase, translated to MRIPVAVSSTLLPNALRLAERWVPEPIVDFYASLLSPQWRLHRVVARVESLQQVAAETLLIRLRPNHNWRGCAGGQHVQLTVEIDGVRHVRSYSPIKPSRPGRAIEIAVRREPAGVVSGWLHDCLKAGDYLELSQAFGDFRLPEPPPPALLFIAAGSGVTPLLAMVHELFERKYTGDIAMLYYGRTQAGFAFADTLQRLAYLHPNFNVHLSLTGEEAPPRWLSGRFEATHLQRVARAGERTTFVCGGHGFTEAVRLVWQSQAYFGELHVEAFSPPPPVVEGEQQAVTLTFARSKQQYEGSTGLPLLNQAEASGLRPACGCRMGICFSCSCKKLSGAVRDIRSGKVLAEPGESIQLCVCAPLTDVVLDL
- the fabR gene encoding HTH-type transcriptional repressor FabR codes for the protein MVRAEKKQLTRQALLNAALDLMESGRGFCSLSLREVTRQTGIVPAAFYRHFSDMDELGLALVDEVSLTFRAAIRAVRHHEIELGGAIDASVRIFLDHVDEHRRLFLFLAREQYGGSPVVRQAIAAMGRQFIADLAADLIAAPKLQHLSPVDIDILADLIVKTVFATVPELIDPPRVDAPAHEDPKTRLIHKLRFIMIGAKLWRGIAPPAEASH